AAATATGATATGCTAGCTGTCCCCGGTTGTCCCTAGCAACCATTCGAATACAGTCACCGTCTTGCGAAAAAACAACCGGTCCATTCTGGATGGGAATCGCTACAAACTGACAAGGATTAAAATAGAGTCGCAGATGCTCCTCATCCTCCGTGATCTCCCATTTTGCCAGCTGCCTTTCCAAGAGAGCCGGACTGTGTGGTTCGGCATCATCCGCCAAATCTTGAATGAGTATCCCCATTTTTTTATCCACTAAGGCAGGCAGCTCCTGGTGAAGCTCGGCAATCGTTCGCTTACTAGGATTCATCGCAACTGATCACACTTCCTTCCCCGGATTATTTCCCTTGTTCTCTTCGGTCTCGCTGATCTTTTCTCAATACCATCCATGCCAGTGGGAACAACACTACCGTTGCACCGCTGAGCAAAAGCACCTCCATATATCGCTGGGCGAAATACATATTGACTGTGTACTGGGTGCAAACAATGCTGGCGAACAAGATCAATGCTAATAGGATGACACCTCTATAGCTGCTCTTCATAACTCTTCACCCCTACAGCGTATACGGCTCCATCTTTCTCTTGAAGCACAATTTCCGGAAGTGGTCTTCTTGGGGGACCAGCGAGCGGCTTACCTGTAGCGATATCAAATTTCCCATGATGGCAAGGACATAGCAGCTCTTTCTCATCTCGATCCCAAAATACCGGACAACGCAGATGGGTACACGCATTTTGATACGCCTTGTATTCCTTTTCCTTCACATATACGAACAACGCGCTGTCATGCTCTCCTGGATAAGCAAACTCGATCGCATCTCCGGGTTTTATATCGCTGAGATTCGCAATTTTTTGTGTGGGATACGACTTGCTGGATGAACTCATCAGCTCTTTGGCAGCTAATGCCCCCCATGGCAGAGTAGATGCCGCGAAAAGACCTGCTGCTCCTACCATTGTTTTCATAAAACTCCGTCGATCCAGACTGCGCTCATTGGAACGATTGATGTTATGGGTATAATTGTCATCCTTCAACGGAATGGGGCGGGTTTTCTCGTTCTCCATAAGGTATATCTCCCCTCTAGAATAGCTTCTGTTTGCCCTGCAGAATGCCAGGCAGGCTAATTTTCACATTGGTTTCGCCTTCGAGCACATCCGGGTCGTGGCTGGCAGTCCATTTGCCATTAGCCAAAGGAATCTGTGCCCGTTTTTCTTCCAGCTCTGCTTCCTCAATCCACTGCAAGGTGTTTGTCGGGCAAACCGAAGCACACATCGGCGGGATTCCCTCTTTCGTACGGTCGTAGCATAGATCGCATTTGTACATGAGATTCTGTTCTTCATCAAATTTAGGAATCCCATAGGGGCAAGCAATCGTGCAATTTTGACAACCGATGCATTTTTCTACCAAGGCTGACAATACGGCCCCATTATCTGCGATTTGAATCGCTTGAGCAGGACAGCTGCGGGCGCAAGCAGGATTGACACAATGGAAGCACATCAGCGGAATCGTTTGTCTGCTGATAAACGGGTCCACATCCAGTACGTAGTTTCGGTTTCGGTTGTCATGACCTCCACACTGTGTACACGCCGCCAAGCAGCTTCGACAACCGATGCAATTATCCATTTCGATGTATAAGACTTGT
This genomic stretch from Brevibacillus brevis harbors:
- a CDS encoding 4Fe-4S dicluster domain-containing protein produces the protein MGKQVLYIEMDNCIGCRSCLAACTQCGGHDNRNRNYVLDVDPFISRQTIPLMCFHCVNPACARSCPAQAIQIADNGAVLSALVEKCIGCQNCTIACPYGIPKFDEEQNLMYKCDLCYDRTKEGIPPMCASVCPTNTLQWIEEAELEEKRAQIPLANGKWTASHDPDVLEGETNVKISLPGILQGKQKLF
- a CDS encoding Rieske (2Fe-2S) protein, producing MENEKTRPIPLKDDNYTHNINRSNERSLDRRSFMKTMVGAAGLFAASTLPWGALAAKELMSSSSKSYPTQKIANLSDIKPGDAIEFAYPGEHDSALFVYVKEKEYKAYQNACTHLRCPVFWDRDEKELLCPCHHGKFDIATGKPLAGPPRRPLPEIVLQEKDGAVYAVGVKSYEEQL